In the genome of Kitasatospora cineracea, one region contains:
- a CDS encoding ABC transporter permease translates to MTTTTTTTAGRALGAVRRAPGTALAAAGALLPVLLALAAPLLAPADPTAGHLADRLLDPGAPGHLLGTDSQGRDLLSRLLWAARPSLVAGLLPVAVAALAGALIGITAALAGRATEQALLRGLDVLYAFPGVLLAIAVATLLTPGPGATVLALSVVLTPAVARVAFTETRRIRAAEYLEAATVSGATRPALILRQVLPVVAPVVLVYATSLVGLAVVYAAGLSFLGLGVAPPAPEWGAMLDELRPALFTHPWLAALPALVILAVSVAFNTLGESLRTRLGAGTEAAR, encoded by the coding sequence ATGACGACCACCACCACGACCACCGCGGGACGCGCCCTCGGCGCCGTCCGGCGGGCCCCCGGCACGGCGCTGGCCGCCGCCGGGGCCCTGCTGCCCGTCCTGCTGGCCCTCGCCGCACCGCTGCTCGCGCCCGCCGACCCGACCGCCGGACACCTCGCCGACCGGCTGCTCGACCCCGGCGCCCCCGGCCACCTGCTCGGCACCGACAGCCAGGGCCGCGACCTGCTCAGCCGCCTGCTCTGGGCCGCCCGCCCCTCGCTCGTCGCCGGACTGCTCCCGGTCGCCGTCGCCGCCCTGGCCGGCGCGCTGATCGGCATCACCGCCGCGCTGGCCGGCCGCGCCACCGAACAGGCCCTGCTGCGCGGCCTGGACGTGCTGTACGCCTTCCCCGGCGTGCTGCTCGCCATCGCCGTCGCCACCCTGCTCACCCCCGGCCCCGGCGCCACCGTGCTGGCCCTGTCCGTGGTGCTGACCCCGGCCGTCGCCCGGGTCGCGTTCACCGAGACCCGCCGGATCCGGGCCGCCGAGTACCTGGAGGCCGCGACCGTCTCCGGCGCGACCCGCCCCGCCCTGATCCTCCGCCAGGTGCTGCCCGTGGTCGCCCCCGTGGTCCTGGTCTACGCGACCTCGCTGGTCGGCCTCGCCGTGGTCTACGCCGCCGGCCTGTCCTTCCTCGGCCTCGGCGTCGCCCCGCCCGCCCCCGAGTGGGGCGCCATGCTCGACGAACTGCGCCCCGCCCTGTTCACCCACCCCTGGCTCGCCGCCCTCCCCGCCCTGGTGATCCTCGCCGTCTCGGTGGCCTTCAACACCCTCGGCGAGAGCCTGCGGACCCGCCTCGGCGCCGGAACGGAGGCCGCCCGGTGA
- a CDS encoding ABC transporter permease, with amino-acid sequence MTRFLRRRLLLAVPTLLGVSVVVFATVALVPGDPVTAFLGPGAPAEARQALAERIGLDRPLPVRYLDWLGHTLTGDLGTSVSTQRPVADLLLPALGQTLVLAGAAFALVLAGGVLLGTLGALRPHGWTKRLTGAAATLAVSAPQYSVALLLTAVFAVHWHLLPASGTQDAFTGGGPADQLRHLVLPATAAALVPLGLTARVHRAALTTVLGSDLADGLRARGLGRAAVLRHCAHNASPALLTIGGLQLAYLLEGVVFVETLFARPGLGRLLYDALTARDLPLVQGGVLLVATAFVGVNLLVDAAHAAIDPRVRS; translated from the coding sequence GTGACCCGTTTCCTGCGGCGCCGCCTGCTGCTCGCCGTCCCCACGCTGCTCGGCGTGAGCGTCGTCGTGTTCGCCACCGTCGCGCTCGTCCCCGGCGACCCCGTCACCGCGTTCCTCGGCCCCGGCGCACCCGCCGAGGCCCGGCAGGCCCTCGCCGAACGGATCGGCCTCGACCGGCCGCTGCCCGTCCGCTACCTCGACTGGCTCGGCCACACCCTCACCGGCGACCTCGGCACCTCCGTCTCCACCCAGCGCCCGGTCGCCGACCTGCTGCTGCCCGCCCTCGGCCAGACCCTGGTGCTGGCCGGCGCCGCCTTCGCGCTCGTGCTGGCCGGCGGCGTCCTGCTCGGCACCCTCGGCGCGCTGCGCCCGCACGGCTGGACCAAGCGCCTCACCGGCGCCGCCGCCACCCTCGCCGTCTCCGCGCCCCAGTACTCGGTCGCCCTGCTGCTCACCGCCGTGTTCGCCGTGCACTGGCACCTGCTGCCCGCGAGCGGCACCCAGGACGCCTTCACCGGCGGCGGCCCCGCCGACCAGCTGCGCCACCTGGTGCTGCCCGCCACCGCCGCGGCCCTCGTCCCGCTCGGCCTCACCGCCCGGGTCCACCGCGCCGCGCTCACCACCGTCCTCGGCTCCGACCTCGCCGACGGCCTGCGCGCCCGCGGCCTCGGCCGCGCCGCCGTCCTGCGGCACTGCGCGCACAACGCCTCGCCCGCGCTGCTCACCATCGGCGGCCTGCAACTCGCCTACCTGCTGGAGGGCGTGGTCTTCGTCGAGACCCTGTTCGCCCGCCCCGGCCTCGGCCGCCTGCTGTACGACGCGCTCACCGCCCGCGACCTGCCCCTCGTGCAGGGCGGCGTGCTGCTCGTCGCCACCGCCTTCGTCGGCGTCAACCTGCTGGTCGACGCCGCCCACGCCGCGATCGACCCCCGAGTGCGGAGCTGA
- a CDS encoding LuxR C-terminal-related transcriptional regulator — MPALTRGSARVLRHRAHPQDALHTEIDNPLDLLAGHQLLTDAARTAPEPACACGHPLCPTSPTGPAHRTAATRVFLVERHPVVSAGLRSVLATAADLTVIGSATDPAHAVRSVHRARPDLVLLGRGTDLDTDLAAVAALRRPDGAPDARVLLLRRAETTTEASRILLAGASGGFPLDLPPERIVDAVRLAAAGGTLFLPAPAPVRPHPTPAPTERPLDQTGLTDREREVLAQLALGLSNAEIGRRLALAEATVKKHLTQAMRKTGQSDRLRAALYAVRHGLAG; from the coding sequence GTGCCCGCGCTGACCCGCGGCTCCGCCCGGGTACTGCGCCACCGCGCGCACCCGCAGGACGCCCTGCACACCGAGATCGACAACCCGCTCGACCTGCTGGCCGGCCACCAACTGCTCACCGACGCCGCCCGCACCGCCCCCGAACCGGCCTGCGCCTGCGGCCACCCGCTCTGCCCCACCAGCCCCACCGGCCCCGCCCACCGCACCGCCGCCACCCGGGTCTTCCTGGTCGAACGGCACCCGGTGGTCAGCGCCGGACTGCGCAGCGTCCTGGCCACCGCCGCCGACCTCACCGTGATCGGCTCCGCCACCGACCCGGCGCACGCCGTCCGCTCGGTCCACCGCGCCCGCCCCGACCTGGTCCTGCTCGGGCGCGGCACCGACCTCGACACCGACCTGGCCGCCGTCGCCGCCCTGCGCCGCCCCGACGGGGCGCCCGACGCCCGGGTCCTGCTGCTGCGCCGGGCCGAGACCACCACCGAGGCCAGCCGCATCCTGCTCGCGGGCGCCAGCGGCGGCTTCCCGCTCGACCTGCCCCCCGAACGGATCGTCGACGCCGTCCGCCTCGCCGCCGCCGGCGGCACCCTCTTCCTCCCCGCCCCCGCCCCCGTCCGCCCCCACCCCACCCCCGCCCCCACCGAACGGCCGCTCGACCAGACCGGCCTGACCGACCGCGAACGCGAAGTCCTCGCCCAGCTCGCCCTCGGCCTCAGCAACGCGGAGATCGGCCGCCGCCTCGCCCTCGCCGAAGCCACCGTCAAGAAGCACCTCACCCAGGCCATGCGCAAGACCGGCCAGTCCGACCGCCTCCGCGCCGCCCTCTACGCCGTCCGCCACGGCCTGGCCGGCTGA
- the asnB gene encoding asparagine synthase (glutamine-hydrolyzing) codes for MCGVTGWLDWADDLRLRADTVRRMTGTLICRGPDADGVWLSRHAALGHTRLAVIDPDGGLQPFADAEPAGAVLAYNGELYNSRELRAELEAHGHVFRTRSDTEVVLRAHLQWGHRAPARFNGIYAYALWDARREELLLVRDHLGIKPLYWHRHADGVLFGSEPKAVLANPLLPAELDAEGVAELFALPAAPSAGHGLFRGLHEVRPGHLVLATRHAVRELRYWQLESAPHTDDEPATRARVRALLADAVERQLASDVPLCTLLSGGVDSSAITALAAAARERRGQGKITSFSVDFPGSADRAPDAWRTSQDAPYVRAAAEHIGTVHTSVLIPDDDLLEARDAVLRARDRPGWGEMDASLHLLFREVRRRSTVALSGEAADEVFGGYPYFHDAPALASGTFPWLHGRTTPAALLRPEVRAEVRPAEYTEAAYRASLASVPRLAGEDPADARVRETFHLALTRWLPPLLDRVDRVSMSVGLEVRVPFCDHRLVEYLWNVPWALKSPGGRAKGLLRDAVRDLLPPQVTDRPKSGYPSTPAVRYTEVLAARARELLADPAAPVFDLVDRDLVRRHLAEGRPLPGPRTAPNPVGGLDHLVQVDEWLRAYKVALR; via the coding sequence ATGTGCGGAGTGACCGGATGGCTGGACTGGGCGGACGACCTGCGGCTGCGCGCCGACACCGTCCGCCGGATGACCGGGACGCTGATCTGCCGCGGCCCGGACGCCGACGGGGTGTGGCTGTCGCGGCACGCGGCGCTCGGCCACACCCGGCTGGCGGTGATCGACCCGGACGGCGGCCTGCAGCCGTTCGCGGACGCCGAGCCCGCCGGGGCGGTGCTGGCATACAACGGCGAGCTGTACAACTCCCGTGAGCTGCGCGCCGAGTTGGAGGCGCACGGGCACGTGTTCCGGACCCGCTCGGACACCGAGGTGGTGCTCCGCGCCCACCTGCAGTGGGGACACCGGGCGCCGGCCCGGTTCAACGGGATCTACGCGTACGCGCTGTGGGACGCCCGGCGGGAGGAACTCCTGCTGGTGCGCGACCACTTGGGCATCAAGCCGCTGTACTGGCACCGGCACGCCGACGGCGTGCTGTTCGGCTCCGAGCCCAAGGCGGTGCTGGCGAACCCGCTGCTGCCCGCCGAGTTGGACGCCGAGGGCGTCGCCGAGCTGTTCGCGCTGCCCGCCGCGCCCAGCGCCGGGCACGGCCTGTTCCGCGGCCTGCACGAGGTCCGCCCCGGCCACCTGGTGCTCGCCACCCGGCACGCGGTGCGCGAACTGCGGTACTGGCAGCTGGAGTCGGCCCCGCACACCGACGACGAGCCGGCCACCCGGGCCCGGGTGCGGGCGCTGCTCGCCGACGCCGTGGAGCGCCAACTGGCCAGCGACGTCCCGCTGTGCACCCTGCTGTCCGGCGGCGTCGACTCCTCCGCGATCACCGCGCTGGCCGCCGCCGCCCGGGAGCGCCGGGGCCAGGGCAAGATCACCAGCTTCTCGGTGGACTTCCCCGGCAGCGCCGACCGCGCCCCCGACGCCTGGCGCACCAGCCAGGACGCCCCGTACGTGCGGGCCGCCGCCGAGCACATCGGCACCGTCCACACCAGCGTGCTGATCCCCGACGACGACCTGCTGGAGGCCCGCGACGCGGTGCTGCGGGCCCGCGACCGGCCCGGCTGGGGCGAGATGGACGCCTCGCTGCACCTGCTCTTCCGCGAGGTGCGCCGCCGCTCCACGGTCGCGCTGTCCGGCGAGGCCGCCGACGAGGTGTTCGGCGGCTACCCCTACTTCCACGACGCCCCGGCGCTCGCCTCCGGCACCTTCCCCTGGCTGCACGGCCGCACCACGCCGGCCGCGCTGCTGCGCCCGGAGGTGCGCGCCGAGGTCCGGCCCGCCGAGTACACCGAGGCCGCGTACCGGGCCTCGCTGGCCTCGGTGCCGCGGCTGGCCGGGGAGGACCCGGCGGACGCCAGGGTCCGGGAGACCTTCCACCTGGCGCTGACCCGCTGGCTGCCGCCGCTGCTGGACCGGGTCGACCGGGTGTCGATGTCGGTCGGCCTGGAGGTGCGCGTCCCGTTCTGCGACCACCGCCTGGTGGAGTACCTGTGGAACGTGCCGTGGGCGCTCAAGTCGCCCGGCGGCCGCGCCAAGGGCCTGCTGCGCGACGCCGTCCGCGACCTGCTGCCGCCGCAGGTCACCGACCGCCCCAAGTCCGGCTACCCGTCGACCCCCGCGGTCCGCTACACCGAGGTGCTGGCCGCCCGGGCCCGCGAGCTGCTCGCCGACCCGGCCGCCCCGGTCTTCGACCTGGTCGACCGCGACCTGGTCCGCCGCCACCTCGCCGAGGGCCGCCCGCTGCCCGGCCCGCGCACCGCGCCCAACCCGGTCGGCGGCCTCGACCACCTGGTCCAGGTCGACGAGTGGCTGCGCGCCTACAAGGTGGCCCTGCGGTGA
- a CDS encoding flavin reductase family protein: MSAPVRTAVTADALRAAARRWPTGVAVLTARWGGEEYAKTVSSFATLSLDPPLIGVALSARSPLAAAVHDSGRFAVSVLTERQETLARRFATPGAGRAAGPLPDLPVHPGAAGALVPAGCAAWFDARLHAELPVGDHVLLVGRVTAAGTDGADARPLLHHAARYRLLGPETPSTASTTFPTRGVGA, encoded by the coding sequence GTGAGCGCGCCCGTGCGGACCGCGGTCACCGCGGACGCGCTGCGGGCCGCCGCCCGGCGCTGGCCGACCGGGGTCGCGGTGCTCACCGCCCGCTGGGGCGGGGAGGAGTACGCCAAGACGGTGTCCTCCTTCGCCACCCTCTCGCTCGACCCGCCGCTGATCGGCGTCGCGCTCTCCGCGCGCAGCCCGCTGGCCGCCGCCGTGCACGACTCCGGGCGGTTCGCCGTCAGCGTCCTGACGGAGCGTCAGGAGACGCTGGCCCGGCGCTTCGCCACCCCGGGCGCGGGCCGCGCGGCCGGCCCGCTCCCCGACCTGCCGGTGCACCCCGGAGCGGCCGGCGCCCTGGTCCCGGCCGGCTGCGCGGCCTGGTTCGACGCCCGCCTGCACGCCGAACTCCCGGTCGGCGACCACGTGCTGCTGGTCGGCCGGGTGACGGCGGCCGGCACGGACGGGGCCGACGCCCGCCCCCTGCTGCACCACGCGGCCCGCTACCGGCTGCTCGGCCCCGAGACCCCGTCCACTGCCTCAACCACCTTCCCCACCAGAGGAGTCGGCGCATGA
- a CDS encoding 4-hydroxyphenylacetate 3-hydroxylase N-terminal domain-containing protein: protein MTLLSPTPRGLLTGDRYRAELDDGRELYLDGQRIADPASHPAFRPAADELARLLDLQHEPEHRELLTWKDPESGLRLARAYQPPTTLEELRVQRRSAEFWHAQALGQQGRSPAFMASIAVGVYDFRHRLAAADPRFGANAEAWYRYCAQNDLVLSHALGDPQIDRSASPLDDPDLALRVLEENERGIVVRGAKQLTTLAPLAHEVLVYLSASFTDNRAEKFVVWFALPLNAPGLITLAREPLGTAPWGHGHPIGARYDEQDAMLFFDDVLVPWERVFLLRDAALAREGLGRINAWSAYVGHIRYRERLRTLLATATLLAESIGVDSFRNIQEDLGRLAGYAELTGYFLDAAENRGAPTDAGLFAPGDTFASRVWSAEVAGEAVDIVRRIGASGLLMQPSPGDLAHPRLRPHLERYMRGRGTDVERKSRLFRLAWELTGDGFGQRQDLYEYVHRGDLARNRITVYHRHDQSGARARLLALLDAEPAAEPRTDDQEAPA, encoded by the coding sequence ATGACCCTGCTGTCCCCGACGCCCCGCGGCCTGCTCACCGGCGACCGCTACCGGGCCGAACTCGACGACGGCCGCGAGCTGTACCTGGACGGGCAGCGGATCGCCGATCCGGCGTCGCACCCGGCCTTCCGGCCGGCCGCCGACGAGCTGGCCCGGCTGCTGGACCTGCAACACGAGCCCGAGCACCGCGAGTTGCTGACCTGGAAGGACCCGGAGAGCGGGCTGCGGCTGGCCCGCGCCTACCAACCGCCCACCACGCTGGAGGAGTTGCGGGTGCAGCGGCGCAGTGCCGAGTTCTGGCACGCCCAGGCGCTCGGCCAGCAGGGGCGCTCGCCCGCGTTCATGGCCTCGATCGCGGTGGGGGTGTACGACTTCCGGCACCGGCTGGCCGCCGCCGACCCCCGGTTCGGGGCCAACGCCGAAGCCTGGTACCGGTACTGCGCGCAGAACGACCTGGTGCTGTCGCACGCGCTGGGCGACCCGCAGATCGACCGCTCGGCGAGCCCGCTGGACGACCCGGACCTGGCGCTGCGGGTGCTGGAGGAGAACGAGCGGGGCATCGTGGTGCGCGGCGCCAAGCAGTTGACCACGCTGGCGCCGCTGGCGCACGAGGTGCTGGTGTACCTGTCGGCGTCGTTCACCGACAACCGGGCCGAGAAGTTCGTGGTCTGGTTCGCGCTCCCGCTGAACGCGCCGGGCCTGATCACGCTGGCCCGCGAGCCGCTCGGCACCGCCCCGTGGGGCCACGGCCACCCGATCGGGGCCCGGTACGACGAGCAGGACGCGATGCTGTTCTTCGACGACGTGCTGGTGCCGTGGGAGCGGGTGTTCCTGCTGCGCGACGCCGCGCTGGCCCGCGAGGGCTTGGGCCGGATCAACGCCTGGAGCGCGTACGTCGGCCACATCCGCTACCGGGAGCGGCTGCGCACCCTGCTGGCCACCGCCACCCTGCTCGCCGAGTCGATCGGCGTCGACTCCTTCCGCAACATCCAGGAGGACCTGGGCCGGCTGGCCGGGTACGCCGAGCTGACCGGCTACTTCCTGGACGCCGCCGAGAACCGCGGCGCGCCCACCGACGCCGGGCTGTTCGCGCCCGGCGACACCTTCGCCTCCCGGGTGTGGTCGGCCGAGGTGGCGGGCGAGGCGGTCGACATCGTCCGCCGGATCGGCGCCTCCGGCCTGCTGATGCAGCCCTCCCCCGGCGACCTCGCCCACCCGCGGCTGCGCCCGCACCTGGAGCGCTACATGCGCGGCCGCGGCACCGACGTGGAGCGCAAGTCCCGGCTGTTCCGCCTCGCCTGGGAGCTGACCGGCGACGGCTTCGGCCAGCGCCAGGACCTGTACGAGTACGTCCACCGCGGCGACCTGGCCCGCAACCGGATCACCGTCTACCACCGCCACGACCAGTCCGGGGCCCGGGCCCGGCTGCTCGCCCTGCTCGACGCCGAACCCGCCGCCGAGCCCCGCACCGATGACCAGGAGGCCCCCGCGTGA
- a CDS encoding class I SAM-dependent methyltransferase — protein sequence MSPSAVEIQARTLAGYADASRLRQVQDRDWVLDRVTGSPETLIDLGSGIGQLLESALERFPSLRLAVGLERSEHRIAEAGRRLAPYGERAELHRADLTAPEPLPHRAQVITQTSVLHWLYPVEDRVFAWVAAHLAPGGRFLLTTYHPARDAHGLGGEDELVREALAALGTPAADVPALLAAHGVLPIATRTRTVDDLLTVLAPYLEVAGHAERDAVVTVESAEQYEHFHAATFGDYYAQVLPGERRADFYRAVGAAAWRRQSERGHVSHMPVRRWELTAREEFVSGSGTGPLPA from the coding sequence GTGAGCCCGTCCGCCGTCGAGATCCAGGCCCGCACCCTCGCCGGGTACGCCGACGCCAGCCGCCTGCGCCAGGTCCAGGACCGCGACTGGGTGCTGGACCGGGTCACCGGCAGCCCCGAGACGCTGATCGACCTCGGCAGCGGCATCGGCCAGCTGCTGGAGAGCGCCCTGGAGCGCTTCCCCTCGCTGCGGCTGGCCGTCGGCCTGGAGCGCTCCGAGCACCGGATCGCCGAGGCCGGCCGCCGCCTCGCCCCGTACGGGGAGCGGGCCGAGCTGCACCGGGCCGACCTGACCGCGCCCGAGCCGCTGCCGCACCGCGCCCAGGTGATCACCCAGACCTCGGTGCTGCACTGGCTGTACCCGGTCGAGGACCGGGTGTTCGCCTGGGTCGCCGCCCACCTCGCCCCCGGCGGGCGCTTCCTGCTCACCACCTACCACCCCGCCCGCGACGCCCACGGCCTGGGCGGCGAGGACGAGTTGGTGCGCGAGGCGCTCGCCGCGCTGGGCACCCCCGCCGCGGACGTGCCCGCGCTGCTCGCCGCGCACGGCGTGCTGCCGATCGCCACCCGCACCCGCACCGTCGACGACCTGCTGACCGTCCTCGCCCCCTACCTGGAGGTCGCCGGGCACGCCGAGCGGGACGCGGTGGTCACCGTGGAGTCCGCCGAGCAGTACGAGCACTTCCACGCCGCGACCTTCGGCGACTACTACGCGCAGGTGCTGCCCGGGGAGCGCCGCGCCGACTTCTACCGGGCCGTCGGCGCGGCCGCCTGGCGGCGGCAGTCCGAACGCGGGCACGTCAGCCACATGCCCGTTCGCCGCTGGGAGTTGACGGCACGTGAGGAGTTCGTTTCAGGATCCGGAACCGGCCCGCTCCCGGCCTAA
- a CDS encoding helix-turn-helix domain-containing protein, translated as MSTPATGQELGAFLRAHRELLQPADVGLTATARRRTPGLRREEVASLSGVGLAWYTWLEQGRVTASRQVLEAVARALRLDAAGLRHAMRLAGYHEPVPADTDRTAAGRLAAAVRPVLDSWPASPAVLLDRHFDLLAWNAAWSALWGTPETVPADRRNLMWLMAVDHRLRGVLHDWEPLAMNVFQHFRAQAGPALADPRTGELYRRLESDAPELRHWWGCHSVAELTARTVLVEPPGLGPVRLTLSSFHPVDDPSALVLLFTPASGTDAARMADLTAHPLRSTA; from the coding sequence GTGTCCACCCCCGCCACCGGCCAGGAACTCGGCGCGTTCCTGCGCGCCCACCGCGAACTCCTCCAGCCCGCCGACGTCGGACTCACCGCCACCGCCCGGCGGCGCACCCCCGGGCTGCGCCGCGAGGAGGTCGCCTCGCTGTCCGGCGTCGGCCTCGCCTGGTACACCTGGCTCGAACAGGGCCGCGTCACCGCCTCCCGGCAGGTCCTGGAGGCGGTGGCGCGGGCCCTGCGGCTGGACGCGGCGGGCCTGCGGCACGCGATGCGGCTGGCCGGCTACCACGAGCCCGTCCCCGCCGACACCGACCGCACCGCCGCCGGGCGGCTGGCCGCCGCCGTCCGCCCGGTGCTCGACTCCTGGCCGGCCAGCCCGGCCGTACTGCTCGACCGGCACTTCGACCTGCTGGCCTGGAACGCCGCCTGGTCGGCGCTGTGGGGCACCCCCGAGACCGTCCCCGCCGACCGGCGCAACCTGATGTGGCTGATGGCCGTCGACCACCGCCTGCGCGGCGTCCTGCACGACTGGGAGCCGCTCGCCATGAACGTCTTCCAGCACTTCCGCGCCCAGGCCGGCCCCGCCCTCGCCGACCCGCGCACCGGCGAGCTCTACCGCCGCCTGGAGAGCGACGCCCCCGAGCTGCGCCACTGGTGGGGCTGCCACTCGGTCGCCGAACTCACCGCCCGCACCGTCCTGGTGGAGCCCCCCGGCCTCGGCCCGGTCCGGCTCACCCTCAGCTCCTTCCACCCCGTCGACGACCCCTCCGCGCTGGTGCTGCTCTTCACCCCCGCGTCCGGCACCGACGCCGCCCGGATGGCCGACCTCACCGCGCACCCGCTGCGCTCGACGGCCTGA
- a CDS encoding MFS transporter, which produces MSDVSDLTERTDTTVPAPEPLRPLRYAGVFALLFLFGTETFLVSPLLPTIADSIGSTEAAAASTVTAYVLVYAVCAPFLGLLSDRFGRRRTLLAGGLLFVLSNAAAALSTDLTLLVLSRGLAGLAAAAAGPAIWAHIAETAPDAVRGRALGLGMALFSTGQVVGVPLGGLLAGAAGWRAAFWALAAGTLAALVLLARQVAAPAAAGGAPTGGGGGAVRAVLGGWRDPALRRALLVNTVFNAANLGAYTFLGAVLDRRFGFSVQALGLVGVLVGAGSVAGSLLGGRLNDRNRGTGRTELPLLAFWGLLLAAGVALAAAAPGVPLALLGVLLWFTASGAFVTDQQTLAGTVAPAHRATSSAWLTSTMYAGTGLGAWAVGAFSDVVRGTLLVGTGLALVAAAGAWLVTRNLRQQQAAAGAGQG; this is translated from the coding sequence GTGAGCGACGTCTCCGACCTGACCGAACGCACCGACACGACGGTGCCAGCCCCGGAGCCGCTGCGGCCGCTGCGCTACGCCGGGGTGTTCGCGCTGCTGTTCCTGTTCGGCACCGAGACCTTCCTGGTCTCGCCGCTGCTGCCGACCATCGCCGACTCGATCGGCTCCACCGAGGCGGCCGCCGCCTCCACCGTGACCGCGTACGTCCTGGTGTACGCGGTGTGCGCGCCGTTCCTGGGGCTGCTCAGCGACCGGTTCGGGCGGCGCCGCACGCTGCTCGCGGGCGGGCTGCTGTTCGTGCTGTCGAACGCGGCCGCCGCGCTCTCCACCGACCTCACCCTGCTGGTCCTGTCCCGGGGGCTGGCCGGGCTGGCGGCCGCGGCGGCCGGACCGGCGATCTGGGCGCACATCGCGGAGACCGCGCCGGACGCGGTGCGCGGCCGGGCGCTGGGGCTGGGCATGGCGCTGTTCTCCACCGGCCAGGTGGTGGGCGTGCCGCTGGGCGGGCTGCTGGCCGGGGCGGCGGGCTGGCGGGCCGCGTTCTGGGCGCTGGCGGCGGGCACCCTGGCCGCGCTGGTGCTGCTGGCCCGGCAGGTCGCCGCCCCGGCGGCGGCCGGTGGTGCGCCGACGGGCGGCGGGGGCGGCGCGGTGCGGGCGGTCCTGGGCGGCTGGCGCGACCCGGCGCTGCGGCGGGCGCTGCTGGTCAACACCGTCTTCAACGCGGCCAACCTGGGCGCCTACACCTTCCTCGGCGCGGTCCTCGACCGGCGTTTCGGCTTCTCCGTGCAGGCCCTGGGCCTGGTCGGGGTGCTGGTCGGCGCGGGCAGCGTGGCCGGGTCGCTGCTCGGCGGGCGGCTCAACGACCGCAACCGCGGCACCGGCCGCACCGAGCTGCCGCTGCTCGCGTTCTGGGGGCTGCTGCTGGCGGCGGGCGTCGCGCTGGCCGCCGCCGCGCCGGGCGTCCCGCTCGCGCTGCTCGGCGTGCTGCTCTGGTTCACCGCCAGCGGGGCCTTCGTCACCGACCAGCAGACCCTGGCCGGCACCGTGGCCCCCGCCCACCGGGCCACCTCCAGCGCCTGGCTGACCTCCACCATGTACGCGGGCACCGGCCTGGGCGCGTGGGCGGTCGGCGCGTTCTCCGACGTGGTCCGCGGCACCCTGCTGGTCGGCACCGGCCTGGCGCTGGTCGCGGCGGCGGGCGCCTGGCTGGTCACCCGCAACCTGCGGCAGCAGCAGGCGGCCGCGGGGGCCGGGCAGGGCTGA